The following are from one region of the Ochotona princeps isolate mOchPri1 chromosome 15, mOchPri1.hap1, whole genome shotgun sequence genome:
- the HOXC12 gene encoding homeobox protein Hox-C12: MGEHNLLNPGFVGPLVNIHTGDTFYFPNFRASGAQLPGLPSLSYPRRDNVCSLPWPSAEPCNGYPQPYLGSPVSLNPPFGRTCELARVEDSKAYYREPCAEGAGGSALKREERGRDPGAGPGAALLPLEPSGPPALGFKYDYGAGGGDGGTGPPHDPPSCQSLESDSSSSLLNEGNKGAGAGDPGGLVSPLNPGGGLSASGAPWYPIHSRSRKKRKPYSKLQLAELEGEFLVNEFITRQRRRELSDRLNLSDQQVKIWFQNRRMKKKRLLLREQALSFF; this comes from the exons ATGGGCGAGCATAATCTCTTGAATCCCGGGTTTGTGGGGCCGCTGGTGAacatccacacgggagacacCTTCTACTTCCCCAACTTTCGCGCGTCCGGGGCGCAGCTGCCCGGGCTGCCTTCGCTGTCCTACCCGCGCCGCGACAACGTGTGCTCGCTGCCCTGGCCGTCGGCTGAGCCGTGCAATGGCTACCCGCAGCCCTACCTCGGCAGCCCCGTGTCGCTCAACCCGCCCTTCGGCCGCACGTGCGAGCTGGCGCGCGTGGAGGACAGCAAGGCTTACTACCGGGAGCCGTGCGCCGAGGGCGCCGGTGGCAGCGCCCTGAAGCGCGAGGAACGCGGGCGCGACCCGGGCGCCGGACCCGGGGCGGCGCTGCTGCCGCTCGAGCCGTCGGGGCCGCCCGCGCTCGGCTTCAAGTACGACTACGGGGCAGGAGGCGGCGACGGCGGCACGGGACCCCCGCACGACCCGCCGTCTTGCCAGTCGCTGGAATCCGACTCGAGTTCATCCCTGCTCAACGAGGGCAACAAGGGCGCCGGCGCGGGCGACCCCGGCGGCTTGGTGTCGCCGTTGAACCCGGGCGGCGGGCTCTCGGCCAGCG GCGCGCCCTGGTACCCGATCCACAGCCGCTCACGGAAGAAGCGCAAGCCCTACTCAAAGCTGCAGCTGGCTGAGCTGGAGGGCGAGTTTTTGGTCAACGAGTTCATCACGCGCCAGCGCCGGAGGGAACTCTCGGACCGCTTGAATCTTAGTGACCAGCAGGTCAAGATTTGGTTTCAGAATCggagaatgaagaagaaaagacTTCTGTTGAGAGAGCAAGCCCTCTCCTTCTtttaa
- the HOXC13 gene encoding homeobox protein Hox-C13 has product MTTSLLLHPRWPESLMYVYEDSAAESGSGGGAGGGGAGGSGGGCSGASPGKAPSMDGLGSSCPASHCRDLLPHPVLGRPPAPLGAPQGAVYTDIPTPEAARQCAPPPAPPTSSSATLGYGYPFGGSYYGCRLSHNVNLQQKPCAYHPGEKYPEPSGALPADDLSSRAKEFAFYPSFASSYQAMPGYLDVSVVPGISGHPEPRHDALIPVEGYQHWALSNGWDSQVYCSKEQSQSAHLWKSPFPDVVPLQPEVNSYRRGRKKRVPYTKVQLKELEKEYAASKFITKEKRRRISATTNLSERQVTIWFQNRRVKEKKVVSKSKAPHLHST; this is encoded by the exons ATGACGACTTCGCTGCTCCTGCATCCGCGCTGGCCGGAGAGCCTTATGTACGTCTATGAGGACAGCGCGGCGGagagcggcagcggcggcggcgcgggAGGCGGCGGCGCGGGCGGCTCGGGGGGCGGCTGCAGCGGAGCGAGCCCCGGCAAAGCCCCGAGCATGGACGGTCTGGGCAGCAGCTGCCCGGCCAGCCACTGCCGCGACCTGCTTCCGCACCCCGTGCTGGGCCGCCCGCCGGCTCCCCTGGGCGCCCCGCAGGGCGCCGTCTACACGGACATCCCGACCCCCGAAGCTGCGCGCCAGTGCGCCCCTCCACCGGCGCCCCCCACCTCGTCCAGCGCCACCCTGGGCTACGGTTACCCGTTCGGGGGCAGCTACTACGGCTGCCGCCTGTCGCACAACGTAAACCTGCAGCAGAAGCCTTGCGCCTACCACCCGGGTGAGAAGTACCCGGAGCCGTCGGGCGCCCTGCCCGCTGACGACCTGTCCTCCAGGGCCAAGGAGTTCGCCTTCTACCCCAGCTTCGCTAGCTCCTACCAGGCGATGCCCGGCTACCTGGACGTGTCGGTGGTGCCAGGGATCAGCGGGCACCCAGAGCCGCGTCACGACGCGCTCATCCCTGTCGAAGGTTACCAGCACTGGGCTCTCTCCAATGGCTGGGACAGTCAGGTGTATTGCTCCAAGGAGCAGTCGCAGTCCGCCCACCTCTGGAAGTCTCCCTTCCCAG ACGTGGTTCCCCTGCAGCCCGAGGTGAACAGTTACCGGCGCGGGCGCAAGAAGCGCGTGCCCTACACCAAGGTGCAGCTGAAGGAGCTGGAGAAGGAGTACGCGGCTAGCAAGTTCATCACGAAAGAGAAGCGCCGGCGCATCTCTGCCACCACGAACCTCTCCGAGCGCCAGGTCACCATCTGGTTCCAGAATCGACGGGTCAAAGAGAAGAAGGTGGTCAGCAAATCTAAAGCGCCTCATCTCCACTCCACCTGA